A window of the Desulfopila inferna genome harbors these coding sequences:
- the selA gene encoding L-seryl-tRNA(Sec) selenium transferase, giving the protein MEKKKELLRSLPKVDESMVRLYPVIPEKISSVQLKNIVRQCIERERRKILSDVDNYTALTDEQWQNLFLSQVKQGLRYNLRRVINGTGVVIHTNLGRSLLSDKAAEQLVQCSRHYTNLEFDLSSGKRGSRYSLVEQLICELTGAEAALVVNNNAAAVLLVIDTLAHGKEAIVSRGELVEIGGSFRIPDVMAKSGATLIEVGATNRTHFYDYERAITEETALLLKVHTSNFRILGFTKQVSTEELVTLARDRNIRVMEDLGSGCLLDLSPFGLPKEPTVQEVVKSGADIVTFSGDKLLGGPQAGIIVGKKEVVEQVKKNPLNRALRIDKFTLASLESILRTYYDFDEALLHIPTLRMLTEEAGLIKKRAQKVLRKLKKASIENCTFSLQPTMSQTGGGAIPAYGLESWALQLCPAEVSLNRFESDMRDSALPLIGRIEDNRFLIDFRTILDTDIAELTLLLTEYFIK; this is encoded by the coding sequence ATGGAAAAGAAAAAAGAACTGTTGAGGAGCTTGCCGAAGGTCGACGAAAGTATGGTCCGCCTTTATCCCGTTATTCCAGAAAAAATTTCTTCAGTTCAATTGAAAAATATTGTTCGACAATGCATCGAAAGAGAAAGGCGAAAGATATTAAGCGACGTTGATAATTACACTGCGCTCACCGATGAGCAATGGCAAAATCTCTTCCTCTCCCAAGTAAAACAAGGGTTGAGGTATAATCTCAGGCGAGTCATCAATGGCACCGGGGTTGTTATCCATACTAATCTCGGACGCTCTCTGCTCTCCGATAAGGCGGCTGAACAACTTGTCCAATGCAGCCGGCATTATACAAATCTTGAGTTTGATCTCAGCAGCGGAAAAAGAGGCAGTCGTTATTCTCTCGTGGAACAACTCATCTGCGAACTCACCGGGGCTGAAGCCGCGCTTGTAGTGAATAACAATGCCGCAGCCGTTCTTCTTGTTATTGATACTCTTGCCCACGGAAAAGAGGCTATTGTTTCACGGGGCGAGCTTGTAGAGATAGGCGGCTCTTTCCGAATTCCAGATGTGATGGCGAAAAGCGGGGCTACACTGATCGAGGTCGGAGCAACCAACAGGACACACTTTTATGACTATGAACGAGCCATTACTGAAGAAACTGCTCTGTTGCTTAAAGTTCACACTTCCAATTTCAGGATACTGGGTTTCACCAAACAGGTGTCCACCGAAGAGTTGGTAACGCTGGCTCGGGATAGGAATATCCGAGTGATGGAGGACCTCGGCAGCGGCTGCCTGCTCGATCTCTCCCCGTTCGGCCTCCCGAAAGAACCGACGGTGCAGGAGGTCGTCAAGTCAGGAGCTGACATAGTTACCTTCAGCGGCGACAAGCTTCTGGGCGGTCCACAGGCTGGTATCATAGTCGGTAAAAAAGAGGTGGTTGAGCAGGTAAAGAAAAACCCCCTGAATCGAGCCCTTCGCATAGATAAGTTCACTCTGGCTTCACTGGAGAGTATTCTGCGCACCTATTATGATTTCGACGAGGCCCTTCTGCATATTCCCACACTCAGAATGCTGACTGAGGAGGCGGGTCTCATTAAAAAGAGAGCGCAAAAGGTTTTGAGAAAATTAAAGAAAGCGAGTATAGAAAATTGTACATTTTCCCTGCAGCCGACCATGTCCCAAACAGGAGGCGGCGCCATCCCCGCCTATGGTCTCGAAAGCTGGGCTCTGCAGCTGTGTCCTGCCGAGGTTTCTCTTAACAGGTTCGAAAGCGACATGCGTGATAGTGCTCTTCCGCTGATCGGCCGCATAGAAGACAATCGTTTTTTGATTGATTTCCGCACTATCCTGGATACTGACATTGCAGAACTTACCCTTCT